Proteins co-encoded in one Cytobacillus sp. NJ13 genomic window:
- the cdaA gene encoding diadenylate cyclase CdaA, whose product MSFADFSILKLLANTIDILLVWYVIYKLIMIVKGTKAVQLLKGIFVIILVKVASDKFHLQTLGWMMEQVLLWGFLAIIIIFQPELRRALEQLGRGRFFSRTANQEEENQEKLVESIAKAVDYMAKRRIGALISVERETGMNDYIETGIQLDSKISSELLINIFIPNTPLHDGAVIIQRNCVAAAACYLPLSESPFISKELGTRHRAALGISEVTDSITIIVSEETGSVSLTKNGELHRDLKAEAFKDMLSSELLVQQKIKQTSSGLWNWRGKKNG is encoded by the coding sequence ATGTCATTTGCAGATTTCTCTATTTTGAAATTGTTGGCTAATACAATAGACATTCTCCTTGTCTGGTACGTCATCTATAAGCTCATAATGATTGTTAAAGGAACAAAGGCTGTCCAATTGCTGAAGGGGATTTTTGTCATTATCCTGGTTAAAGTAGCAAGCGACAAGTTTCACCTGCAAACATTAGGATGGATGATGGAACAAGTGCTGCTTTGGGGATTTCTGGCCATCATAATCATTTTCCAGCCGGAGCTGCGAAGAGCACTGGAGCAATTGGGAAGAGGAAGATTCTTCTCAAGGACGGCAAATCAGGAGGAGGAAAATCAGGAGAAACTGGTCGAATCCATTGCTAAGGCTGTGGATTATATGGCTAAACGCCGCATTGGGGCGCTTATTTCAGTGGAGCGGGAAACAGGGATGAATGACTATATTGAAACCGGTATTCAGCTTGATTCCAAAATTTCATCTGAGCTTCTGATTAATATATTTATTCCGAATACACCGCTGCATGACGGAGCCGTCATCATTCAAAGGAATTGTGTGGCAGCAGCAGCCTGTTATCTGCCGCTGTCAGAAAGTCCATTCATCTCAAAAGAGCTGGGCACCAGACATAGGGCTGCTTTAGGTATAAGTGAAGTAACTGACAGTATTACTATTATAGTTTCTGAGGAAACAGGAAGTGTTTCCTTAACCAAAAACGGTGAACTGCACCGTGATTTAAAAGCTGAAGCTTTTAAAGATATGCTTTCAAGTGAATTGCTTGTTCAGCAGAAGATAAAACAGACTTCTTCAGGTCTTTGGAACTGGAGGGGGAAAAAGAATGGATAA
- a CDS encoding anti-sigma factor, with protein MKCPAEMVVYMHEYLDEEISAEHEKELRAHLQTCEECQIHFHELKKTIALVQSTSHIQAPENFTANVMAKLPKEKRKVGVQRWFRHHPLLTAASLFLVLMMGSVVSSWDQDHQLSVSKQPNLVVQNDKVIVPEGEVVKGDVVVKNGDLEIQGEIEGNVTVINGTVIKGEQYMASAGKVSGEIEEVDAIFEWLWYHIKKAAKDAVYVFESGETDKEK; from the coding sequence TTGAAATGTCCAGCAGAAATGGTTGTTTATATGCATGAGTACCTAGATGAAGAGATCTCAGCCGAACATGAGAAGGAATTAAGGGCACATTTGCAGACCTGTGAAGAATGCCAAATTCATTTCCATGAATTAAAGAAGACGATCGCTTTAGTCCAAAGCACTTCACATATACAGGCACCTGAAAATTTTACGGCAAACGTTATGGCGAAATTGCCCAAAGAAAAGCGGAAAGTCGGGGTCCAGCGCTGGTTCAGGCATCATCCGCTTTTAACTGCGGCGTCCCTCTTTCTTGTTCTGATGATGGGAAGCGTCGTTTCTTCCTGGGATCAGGATCACCAATTATCGGTTTCTAAGCAGCCAAACCTTGTGGTGCAAAACGATAAGGTGATCGTACCGGAAGGTGAAGTGGTAAAAGGCGATGTTGTGGTTAAGAACGGCGACTTGGAAATTCAGGGCGAAATAGAAGGAAATGTTACGGTCATCAATGGCACGGTCATCAAGGGCGAGCAGTACATGGCTTCAGCAGGTAAGGTCTCCGGAGAAATCGAAGAGGTTGATGCCATTTTCGAATGGCTGTGGTATCACATCAAAAAGGCAGCCAAGGATGCCGTATATGTATTTGAAAGCGGAGAAACAGACAAAGAGAAATAG
- the sigW gene encoding RNA polymerase sigma factor SigW: METIVKKRIKQVLKGDQDAYAEVVEIYKDKVFQICYRMLGNRHEAEDIAQEAFLRAYINIASFNIDLKFSTWLYRIATNLCIDRIRKKKPDYYLDAEVAGTDGLNMYSQIASDARLPEEEVESLELQETIQREISKLPEKYRSVIVLKYIEELSLNEISETLDLPLGTVKTRIHRGREALRNQLRYV, from the coding sequence ATGGAGACAATCGTAAAGAAGAGGATAAAGCAAGTATTAAAAGGCGACCAGGATGCTTATGCTGAAGTTGTTGAAATATACAAAGATAAAGTTTTTCAGATTTGCTACAGAATGCTGGGAAACAGGCATGAGGCAGAGGATATCGCTCAGGAGGCTTTCTTAAGAGCCTATATAAACATTGCCAGCTTTAATATTGACTTGAAATTTTCCACGTGGCTCTATCGGATTGCCACTAACCTTTGTATAGACAGAATCAGAAAAAAGAAGCCTGATTATTATCTGGATGCAGAGGTCGCAGGAACGGATGGGCTGAACATGTATTCTCAAATTGCTTCCGATGCGAGGCTGCCGGAGGAAGAAGTAGAAAGTCTGGAACTGCAGGAAACAATCCAAAGGGAGATATCGAAGCTTCCGGAGAAATATCGTTCGGTTATTGTTTTAAAATATATTGAAGAATTATCGCTGAACGAGATCAGTGAAACGCTCGACCTTCCTCTGGGAACGGTTAAAACCAGGATTCACCGGGGCCGGGAAGCACTAAGGAATCAATTAAGATACGTTTAA
- a CDS encoding aspartyl-phosphate phosphatase Spo0E family protein, which translates to MCIKELLRDIEDCRSRMIQLTASASFTDHSVVDTSTKLDQLLNKYYTLTAKK; encoded by the coding sequence GTGTGTATTAAGGAATTATTGAGAGATATTGAGGATTGCCGGTCAAGAATGATCCAGTTAACAGCTTCCGCTTCTTTTACAGACCACTCGGTAGTTGATACGAGCACGAAACTCGATCAGCTTCTAAATAAATATTATACCCTCACAGCAAAAAAATGA
- the rocF gene encoding arginase, with amino-acid sequence MKRQKLSIIGMPMDLGQMRRGVDMGPSAIRYAGVNERLKCLFQEIHDQGDIAIGRPEVQIDPNSNLRNLNLIAEKTEKLGEEVDKAIESGSFPLVLGGDHSIAIGTLAGVSKHYKNLGVIWYDAHGDLNTAETSPSGNIHGMPLAVSLGIGHPLLTNVGGYAPKVKPENIVIIGARSLDEGERELIKEKGIKVYTMHEIDRLGMTKVMEESITYLKERNTDGVHLSLDLDGLDPHDAPGVGTPVIGGISYRESHLAMEMLAEAQIITSAEFVEVNPILDDKNKTATVAVALMGSLFGEKLL; translated from the coding sequence ATGAAAAGACAGAAATTATCGATAATTGGAATGCCGATGGATCTTGGCCAGATGAGACGCGGTGTGGACATGGGGCCAAGTGCGATCCGATATGCAGGTGTGAATGAGCGATTAAAGTGTTTATTCCAAGAAATCCATGATCAGGGCGATATTGCCATCGGCCGTCCGGAAGTTCAAATCGATCCAAATTCAAATCTTAGAAACTTGAACCTTATTGCTGAAAAGACAGAAAAACTAGGAGAAGAAGTTGATAAAGCAATAGAAAGTGGCTCTTTTCCATTAGTACTTGGCGGCGATCACAGCATTGCTATTGGAACATTGGCCGGTGTTTCAAAGCACTACAAAAATCTTGGGGTAATCTGGTATGATGCCCACGGGGATCTAAATACAGCTGAAACTTCACCTTCTGGGAACATTCATGGCATGCCTCTTGCAGTAAGCCTGGGAATTGGGCACCCGCTTTTAACCAATGTAGGAGGATATGCTCCAAAGGTTAAGCCGGAGAATATTGTCATTATTGGGGCAAGATCTTTGGATGAAGGAGAGCGGGAGCTTATTAAGGAAAAAGGCATTAAAGTATACACCATGCACGAAATTGACCGTCTTGGGATGACAAAGGTTATGGAGGAGTCTATTACATATTTAAAAGAAAGAAATACAGATGGTGTTCATCTGTCATTGGATCTGGATGGGCTGGATCCGCATGATGCACCGGGTGTTGGAACTCCAGTTATTGGCGGCATCAGCTACCGTGAAAGCCACTTGGCCATGGAGATGCTTGCAGAAGCTCAGATCATTACATCGGCTGAATTTGTAGAGGTTAACCCAATCCTGGATGACAAAAACAAAACAGCTACCGTTGCAGTCGCGCTTATGGGTTCATTATTTGGCGAGAAGCTTCTATAA